One Glycine max cultivar Williams 82 chromosome 3, Glycine_max_v4.0, whole genome shotgun sequence DNA window includes the following coding sequences:
- the LOC121174567 gene encoding uncharacterized protein: protein MSQGQAVPFAGKWHRFTVRNDGEKVVPEPQGDAEHTEIWESEVMIPFAVERTVYAFGGPLPDQESLSSSMNKVFPCYPTCEPRIFDSEPYNFNCLSKPHKLFRSAPSIAHRDYIPWLDRVEQAYEDFWKTYGIFDLIQFSRFGPEYRPEMLIAAMHFFESSTNTFHFKCGMMTPTLLDVAALTGLRPNGETYDPTKSSDNIKLIYKENTFSKYIAEHKGSVEEEVSDEEHVAFLTLWLSHYVFCTKSLQVAKRFIPMAIQIHEGQSFGFGRLLLAVLYESLGEACDDLKKSKDGSSFLVSGPMWLLQLWLNATFEQEMGLIIPQDYAEEVANRSIEGQRALRLTPKTFDQNPQKLFLKYMKIFLSFDKFLPQHAPFISREVGPAWFTDDFPAVDPDNEEEVNEIWSFYLNPQILSCRTGVQSNYLGLVGYQPNLVSKQFGLSQIRPKSLFEDPRDVIRGANLSEKTFKKILKISLDENYNLHPFEFNHSHFCTMGFVTWWEKYYSGRSVGDTTIMISRLESGFTQPTVENIRSNLQARGKTIMTKKIAETSRADVRPKKPTGVKIQEWKQEEKNHKKDDSTETTTTSKRSKRVVIEFDEEKDARRRGKTSRKKKKIT, encoded by the exons ATGTCGCAAGGCCAAGCAGTTCCGTTTGCTGGGAAATGGCACCGTTTTACAGTCAGGAACGACGGAGAGAAGGTGGTTCCAGAACCACAAGGTGACGCCGAACACACAGAAATCTGGGAATCGGAGGTGATGATCCCTTTCGCAGTGGAAAGGACAGTTTACGCTTTCGGTGGACCTCTGCCAGACCAAGAGTCACTCTCGAGTTCAATGAACAAGGTATTCCCCTGCTACCCAACTTGCGAACCTAGGATTTTTGATAGTGAGCCTTACAACTTCAACTGCTTAAGCAAACCCCACAAACTCTTTCGATCCGCCCCGTCAATAGCCCATAGGGATTACATACCTTGGCTTGATCGAGTCGAACAAGCGTATGAGGATTTCTGGAAGACATATGGCATATTTGACTTAATACAATTCTCTCGATTTGGTCCTGAATATCGACCAGAAATGCTGATAGCAGCTATGCATTTTTTCGAGTCTTCTACCAACACCTTTCATTTTAAATGTGGTATGATGACCCCCACTCTCTTAGACGTAGCCGCTCTCACAGGCCTTAGGCCTAACGGAGAAACTTATGATCCCACTAAATCTAGTGATAATATTAAGCTAATATATAAGGAGAACACCTTTTCCAAATATATAGCTGAACACAAAGGATCGGTCGAAGAGGAAGTCTCTGATGAAGAGCATGTAGCCTTCTTGACCCTATGGCTATCTCACTACGTCTTTTGCACAAAATCCTTGCAAGTAGCCAAAAGATTTATTCCAATGGCAATACAAATTCATGAAGGTCAGAGCTTTGGATTTGGACGCCTCTTGTTAGCAGTACTATACGAATCGCTTGGTGAGGCATGCGATGACCTGAAGAAATCGAAGGATGGGTCTTCCTTCTTAGTATCTGGGCCTATGTGGCTTCTCCAGTTGTGGCTTAATGCCACTTTCGAACAAGAAATGGGATTAATAATCCCACAAGATTATGCTGAAGAAGTTGCCAATCGCTCGATCGAAGGCCAGAGAGCACTTCGATTAACACCCAAGACCTTCGATCAAAACCCACAAAAGCTGTTCCTCAAGTACATGAAGATTTTTCTGAGTTTTGACAAGTTTCTTCCCCAACATGCTCCATTCATTAGTCGAGAGGTCGGCCCGGCCTGGTTCACTGACGATTTTCCTGCTGTCGATCCGGACAATGAAGAAGAAGTGAATGAAATATGGTCATTTTACTTGAATCCACAGATCCTGTCCTGTCGTACAGGTGTTCAATCGAACTATTTAGGCCTGGTTGGATACCAGCCTAATTTGGTTTCAAAACAATTTGGCCTCTCGCAGATCCGTCCCAAAAGCTTGTTCGAAGATCCTAGAGACGTCATAAGAGGGGCCAATCTTTCAGAAAAGACTTTCAAAAAAATTTTGAAGATTTCTCTTGATGAAAACTATAACCTGCATCCTTTTGAGTTCAACCATTCCCACTTCTGCACCATGGGATTTGTTACCTGGTGGGAGAAATATTATTCGGGCCGTTCGGTTGGAGACACAACTATCATGATCTCCAGACTTGAGAGTGGTTTTACACAACCAACGGTCGAGAATATCCGCTCAAACCTTCAAGCTCGAG GCAAAACAATCATGACAAAGAAAATTGCTGAAACGTCTCGAGCTGATGTGAGACCCAAGAAACCCACTGGGGTGAAGATCCAAGAATGGAAACAAGAAGAGAAG aatCATAAGAAAGATGATAGCACCGAGACTACCACGACCTCAAAACGCTCGAAGCGTGTGGTCATCGAATTCGACGAAGAAAAAGATGCAA gaagaagaggaaagacctctcgtaagaaaaagaaaatcacctGA